A stretch of the Pedobacter sp. MC2016-14 genome encodes the following:
- a CDS encoding TM2 domain-containing protein, with translation MFNSPFMTLPGISPEEYSYLQSATTGFNEQQLRGFLMIYGSKRRNPDDMVLYCILGFFVPGLPRFLLNQVGMGILYFFTGGLCFVGTIIDLINHKRLAFEYNQKMVFESLQMVKMGNIQ, from the coding sequence ATGTTTAATTCACCATTTATGACCTTGCCGGGCATCAGCCCTGAAGAGTATTCGTACCTGCAATCTGCCACTACAGGGTTTAATGAGCAGCAGCTTAGGGGCTTTTTAATGATCTACGGAAGCAAGAGACGTAACCCGGATGATATGGTATTGTATTGTATCCTCGGTTTTTTTGTTCCCGGACTTCCACGATTTTTACTAAATCAGGTGGGTATGGGGATACTTTATTTTTTTACCGGGGGTTTATGCTTTGTAGGGACTATAATTGACCTGATTAATCATAAAAGACTGGCATTTGAATACAATCAAAAAATGGTTTTTGAAAGTTTGCAAATGGTAAAAATGGGAAATATTCAATAG
- a CDS encoding DUF2752 domain-containing protein produces the protein MKRLHQIPLELIFWVVALALLATAKPHGYEDHLSFTWCPLANLGLQWCPGCGLGRSITQLFHGNIAESLKLHWFGIPALLIICMRVFTLLKLECNRIFNLKNTEEDYV, from the coding sequence ATGAAAAGACTGCATCAAATTCCATTAGAGTTAATTTTTTGGGTTGTGGCGCTGGCTTTATTGGCTACGGCAAAACCCCATGGTTATGAAGATCATTTGTCTTTTACCTGGTGCCCTTTGGCGAATTTGGGTTTGCAGTGGTGCCCTGGTTGTGGACTAGGCAGATCCATCACTCAGTTGTTTCATGGAAACATTGCAGAGAGTTTAAAACTACATTGGTTTGGTATCCCTGCTTTATTAATTATTTGTATGCGTGTGTTTACACTGTTAAAATTGGAATGTAATAGGATATTTAATTTAAAAAATACGGAGGAAGATTATGTTTAA
- the mfd gene encoding transcription-repair coupling factor, which produces MNIRELINRYKTDERVEALAKALNSGKGSKTQLKGLVGSADATIAAACYFLTHKPQLFILPDREEAAYFLSDLENILEKEILLFPSSFRKAFDFTQVDTANVLGRAEVINELNHNSEYGKIVVTYPEALAEKVIDRSMLEKNTLEIHVNTKLNIEFISEFLFDYSFERTDFVYEPGQYSVRGGIVDIFSFSHDLPYRIEFFGDVIESIRTFEIESQLSVDDVKSFTIIPNVQSKYLTQNNINLLDYIEKDTQIWIKDVAFTLDIVKGGYKKATELWKALSLAEKQNEQWIDPKFAFSDEKMLGDLLHDFAIVEFGKQFFYHTEQVILFDTKPQPSFNKDFTLLIHNLKENEKSGIVTFIFTSSTKQTERLYAILDDIDKSAKFTPVNLPLREGFLDATQNLAFYTDHQIFDRFYKYKLKRGYQRSQAITLKDLRELKSGDFVTHIDHGIGKYAGLEKVEVNGKTQEMIRLIYADNDLLYVNINSMNRISKYSGKDGTAPKMNKLGTEAWDKLKKTTKKKVKDIARDLIKLYALRKAQVGTAFDPDGYLETELEASFIYEDTPDQVKATSDVKKDMEAPYPMDRLVCGDVGFGKTEIAIRAAFKAVANGKQAAVLVPTTILALQHFKTFSQRLKEFPCNVDYINRFKTNKQIKDTLALLADGKVDIVIGTHRLLSKDVKFKDLGIMVIDEEQKFGVSSKEKLRALRVNVDTLTLTATPIPRTLHFSLMGARDLSIMSTPPPNRQAVNTELHVFNDKLIQEAVQFELERGGQVFFIHNRVNDLAQLGGIIQTLVPRARIGIAHGQLDGDALEDVMLDFINGEKDVLVATTIIEAGLDIPNANTIIINHAHMFGLSDLHQMRGRVGRSNKKAFCYLLSPPLSTLTSEARKRLSAIEEFSDLGSGFNIAMRDLDIRGSGNLLGAEQSGFIAEIGFDMYHKILDEAIQELKDDEFKELFKDESPRPFVNFTQVDTDLELYIPDDYVTNITERYNLYTELSKIDDENSLKAFELSLKDRFGEVPRPVKTMMKVLRLQWVAKQLGFEKLSYKKGTLRGYFISDKQSAFFDSVTFNKILLFAQLHPRLCNLKEVKDSLRIAFENLANIDEAVEMLQMVAKE; this is translated from the coding sequence GTGAACATCCGCGAACTGATCAATAGGTATAAAACAGATGAGCGTGTTGAAGCATTGGCTAAAGCCCTCAACTCGGGTAAAGGAAGCAAAACTCAGTTAAAAGGACTGGTTGGCTCTGCTGATGCTACAATTGCGGCAGCCTGCTATTTTTTAACCCACAAACCTCAGCTTTTTATTTTACCTGACCGGGAAGAAGCTGCATATTTTTTATCTGACCTCGAAAACATACTGGAAAAAGAGATCTTACTCTTTCCTTCATCTTTTCGCAAAGCGTTCGACTTTACCCAGGTAGATACCGCAAATGTATTGGGCAGGGCAGAGGTAATTAATGAGTTGAACCATAATTCTGAATACGGAAAAATTGTGGTTACTTATCCGGAAGCACTGGCAGAAAAGGTGATAGACCGGAGCATGCTGGAGAAAAATACACTCGAAATTCATGTAAATACTAAGCTGAATATTGAGTTCATCAGTGAGTTTTTATTTGATTACAGCTTTGAACGTACAGATTTTGTATATGAACCCGGACAGTATTCTGTTCGTGGTGGTATTGTAGATATCTTTTCTTTTTCTCACGATCTCCCATATCGTATTGAATTTTTTGGAGATGTAATTGAAAGTATCCGGACCTTTGAAATTGAAAGTCAGCTTTCTGTTGATGATGTAAAGAGCTTTACGATCATTCCTAACGTTCAGTCAAAATATCTTACACAAAACAACATCAATTTACTTGATTACATCGAAAAAGACACCCAAATCTGGATCAAGGATGTAGCCTTTACTTTAGATATCGTTAAGGGAGGGTATAAAAAAGCAACAGAACTTTGGAAAGCCCTTTCATTGGCAGAGAAGCAAAATGAACAATGGATAGATCCAAAATTTGCCTTTTCTGACGAAAAGATGCTGGGAGATTTGCTGCATGACTTCGCCATAGTAGAGTTTGGAAAACAATTTTTTTACCACACAGAACAGGTCATTCTTTTTGATACCAAGCCTCAGCCATCTTTTAATAAAGACTTTACACTTCTGATCCATAACCTTAAAGAGAATGAAAAATCTGGCATAGTAACCTTTATTTTTACTTCGTCTACCAAGCAAACGGAACGTTTATATGCCATTTTAGATGATATTGATAAGTCTGCTAAATTTACGCCCGTAAACCTTCCACTAAGAGAGGGTTTCCTTGATGCCACACAAAACCTCGCATTTTATACCGATCACCAGATCTTTGACCGGTTTTATAAATATAAACTTAAACGAGGTTACCAGCGCAGCCAGGCCATTACTTTAAAAGACCTAAGGGAATTAAAATCCGGAGATTTTGTTACCCATATTGATCATGGGATTGGAAAATATGCCGGATTAGAAAAAGTGGAAGTAAACGGGAAAACACAGGAAATGATCCGTTTAATCTATGCTGATAATGATTTACTTTATGTAAACATCAACTCCATGAACCGCATTTCCAAATACAGTGGTAAAGATGGAACTGCGCCTAAAATGAACAAATTAGGAACGGAAGCCTGGGATAAACTTAAAAAGACTACAAAAAAAAAAGTAAAGGACATAGCCAGGGACCTGATTAAGCTATATGCATTAAGAAAAGCCCAGGTAGGAACTGCATTTGATCCCGATGGCTATCTGGAAACCGAACTTGAAGCTTCATTTATATATGAAGATACACCAGATCAGGTTAAGGCCACCAGTGATGTAAAAAAAGATATGGAAGCGCCATATCCTATGGATAGGCTGGTTTGCGGTGACGTAGGTTTCGGAAAAACAGAAATTGCCATTAGGGCAGCATTTAAAGCTGTTGCCAATGGCAAACAGGCGGCAGTACTAGTACCTACCACCATTTTGGCCCTACAGCACTTTAAAACGTTTTCTCAGCGTTTAAAAGAATTCCCTTGTAACGTAGATTACATCAATCGTTTTAAAACCAACAAGCAGATTAAAGACACTTTAGCGCTGCTTGCAGATGGAAAAGTAGATATTGTAATTGGTACCCACAGGCTATTGAGTAAAGATGTAAAGTTCAAAGACCTGGGCATTATGGTTATTGATGAAGAGCAAAAGTTTGGTGTAAGTTCAAAAGAGAAATTACGTGCTTTGCGAGTAAATGTAGATACCTTAACACTTACAGCAACCCCTATTCCACGAACGCTACATTTCTCTTTAATGGGTGCAAGAGATTTGTCTATTATGAGTACACCACCGCCTAACAGACAGGCTGTAAATACAGAACTTCATGTTTTTAACGACAAACTTATACAAGAGGCGGTACAGTTTGAACTGGAGCGGGGTGGTCAGGTATTCTTTATCCACAACAGGGTAAACGACCTGGCACAGCTTGGAGGCATTATTCAAACCCTCGTACCTAGAGCCAGAATAGGAATAGCACACGGACAATTGGACGGAGATGCGCTTGAAGACGTAATGCTGGATTTTATCAATGGCGAAAAAGATGTGTTAGTAGCTACCACCATCATTGAGGCCGGATTGGATATACCTAATGCAAATACAATTATCATTAACCATGCCCACATGTTTGGTTTAAGTGACTTACACCAAATGCGTGGCAGGGTAGGCCGATCTAATAAAAAGGCTTTTTGCTATTTATTAAGCCCTCCACTTTCTACATTAACTTCTGAAGCCAGAAAAAGATTGAGTGCCATTGAGGAATTTTCAGACCTTGGTAGCGGATTTAACATCGCCATGAGGGATTTAGACATCCGGGGTAGCGGTAACCTCTTAGGTGCCGAGCAAAGTGGCTTCATCGCCGAAATCGGCTTTGATATGTACCATAAAATACTGGATGAAGCCATTCAGGAACTTAAAGACGATGAATTCAAAGAATTGTTTAAAGATGAAAGCCCACGTCCATTTGTCAATTTTACGCAGGTAGATACAGATCTTGAGCTTTACATACCTGATGATTATGTTACCAATATTACCGAGCGGTATAACCTCTATACAGAGCTTTCAAAGATTGATGATGAAAATAGCTTAAAGGCATTTGAATTGTCTTTGAAAGACCGTTTTGGAGAAGTGCCAAGACCGGTAAAAACAATGATGAAAGTATTGCGACTGCAATGGGTGGCAAAACAGCTTGGATTTGAAAAACTTAGCTATAAAAAAGGTACGCTGAGAGGTTATTTCATATCCGATAAACAATCTGCGTTCTTTGACTCTGTAACCTTTAATAAAATACTTCTTTTTGCGCAACTACATCCCAGGTTATGCAATCTTAAAGAAGTTAAAGATTCCTTAAGGATTGCATTTGAAAACCTTGCCAATATTGATGAAGCCGTTGAAATGTTGCAAATGGTAGCCAAAGAATAA
- a CDS encoding DUF3820 family protein, protein MNPQLLKDLVTMPMPFGKYKGKLICDLPETYLVWFQSKGFPPGKLGEMLSTIYEIKLNGLEYLLQPLKSKRY, encoded by the coding sequence ATGAACCCACAATTATTAAAAGACCTGGTTACCATGCCCATGCCCTTCGGGAAATATAAGGGAAAGTTAATTTGCGATTTACCAGAAACCTATCTTGTCTGGTTTCAAAGTAAAGGCTTTCCTCCTGGTAAATTGGGTGAAATGCTGTCTACCATCTATGAGATAAAACTTAATGGCTTAGAATACCTCTTACAGCCCTTAAAATCCAAAAGATATTAG
- a CDS encoding phosphatidate cytidylyltransferase produces the protein MKTRAITAFFFTIVMLGSFFFGAYTFSIFYLALSTMGLIEFYKLIKSQGTKPNRSLGVLLNLVIFLMFIGNNLFDWGSKYLLLLIPAVFLVFILELYKREREPFANVGYTFLGIIYVTIPFCLFYTMGFMKHSYNFHLPFSFILMLWASDTGAYLFGRKLGKTRLFERHSPKKSWEGFFGGVFTSVLVAFIVSMVFTEINAYILMGMAVLVVSFGTLGDLVESMLKRSLNVKDSGTLLPGHGGILDRFDGLLIGAPMVFTYLYLLLN, from the coding sequence ATGAAAACCAGGGCCATAACTGCATTTTTTTTTACCATCGTGATGCTTGGATCCTTCTTTTTTGGAGCGTATACATTCAGCATTTTTTACCTTGCCCTTAGTACTATGGGCTTGATTGAATTTTATAAACTTATTAAAAGTCAGGGTACAAAACCTAACCGCTCACTCGGGGTTCTTTTGAATCTGGTTATCTTTTTAATGTTTATAGGAAATAACCTGTTTGATTGGGGATCTAAATACCTTCTTTTGTTAATTCCGGCGGTTTTTTTGGTATTTATCCTGGAATTGTATAAAAGGGAGAGAGAACCATTTGCAAATGTTGGGTATACTTTTTTGGGAATTATCTATGTAACCATTCCCTTTTGTTTGTTCTATACTATGGGGTTTATGAAGCACAGCTATAATTTTCATTTGCCATTTTCATTTATCCTGATGCTTTGGGCAAGTGATACCGGAGCATACTTGTTTGGAAGAAAGTTAGGTAAAACAAGGCTTTTTGAACGACATTCACCAAAGAAATCCTGGGAAGGATTTTTTGGAGGTGTATTTACAAGTGTGCTGGTTGCCTTTATCGTCTCAATGGTATTTACAGAAATAAATGCCTACATTTTAATGGGTATGGCGGTTTTGGTTGTGAGTTTTGGTACACTTGGAGACCTGGTAGAGTCTATGCTGAAAAGAAGTTTGAATGTAAAGGATTCTGGAACGCTATTACCTGGACATGGGGGTATTCTGGATCGTTTTGACGGCCTTTTAATCGGTGCACCTATGGTTTTTACTTATTTGTACCTGTTGCTCAACTAA
- a CDS encoding DUF2007 domain-containing protein: MENNWVKVFTTEDPLTAEIIKQGLIAEEIPAVVLNKQDSSYKVFGLLDIMVHADHVEKANAYILENNI, encoded by the coding sequence ATGGAGAACAATTGGGTTAAGGTATTTACTACAGAGGATCCGCTTACGGCAGAAATTATTAAGCAGGGCTTGATAGCAGAAGAAATTCCTGCTGTGGTATTAAATAAGCAGGATTCAAGTTATAAAGTTTTTGGGTTACTGGACATTATGGTTCATGCAGACCACGTGGAAAAGGCTAACGCTTATATTTTAGAAAATAATATTTGA
- a CDS encoding CPBP family intramembrane glutamic endopeptidase, which yields MGIGRMKVTDHSPYLQLFMLIVFAVLGAIVFSAIAFLICFVMYGFDLFNAYNDFVSGDIRFLNGLKIFQMVSTMGLFIVPPLLLSCFNGKQLNVFYGFKKAEADLLLVILLLVIFSMPLVEWTALLNQKMTLPGFLKPLEAWMREKEDASMELTVALLTVHKPWDIFVNLSMIALLPAIGEELFFRGGMQQIFIRIFKNTHIGIWVTAFIFSAIHVQFFGFLPRLFLGAAFGYLYVWSGSLWYPMLAHFINNGYVVAVSFIMQKHNLPLNSTEPTISLQWYGYIISFVLTITLFEYFKNKTAKTNGEQLG from the coding sequence ATGGGTATTGGCCGCATGAAGGTTACTGATCATAGTCCTTATTTACAGTTGTTTATGTTAATTGTTTTTGCGGTTTTAGGAGCAATTGTATTTTCAGCTATTGCATTTTTGATTTGTTTTGTAATGTATGGATTTGATCTGTTTAATGCTTACAATGATTTTGTAAGCGGGGATATCCGCTTTCTTAATGGGCTGAAAATCTTTCAAATGGTTAGTACAATGGGATTATTTATTGTACCTCCTTTACTGCTATCCTGTTTTAACGGAAAGCAATTGAACGTATTTTATGGTTTTAAAAAAGCTGAAGCCGACTTGCTCCTGGTAATATTATTATTGGTGATCTTTTCAATGCCTTTAGTAGAATGGACAGCCTTATTAAACCAAAAAATGACACTTCCTGGATTTTTAAAACCCCTGGAAGCCTGGATGCGTGAAAAGGAAGATGCTTCTATGGAGCTTACTGTTGCCTTATTAACGGTTCATAAACCATGGGATATTTTTGTAAATCTATCGATGATTGCGCTATTACCAGCAATCGGCGAAGAATTGTTTTTTCGCGGAGGAATGCAACAAATATTCATCCGTATTTTTAAGAACACCCATATTGGAATATGGGTTACCGCATTTATATTTAGTGCCATACATGTTCAATTTTTTGGGTTTTTACCGAGGTTATTTCTAGGTGCTGCCTTTGGTTATCTGTATGTATGGAGCGGAAGTTTATGGTACCCGATGCTGGCACATTTTATCAATAATGGCTATGTAGTAGCTGTTTCTTTTATTATGCAAAAACACAATCTGCCTTTAAACAGTACAGAACCTACCATTTCATTGCAATGGTATGGCTATATAATTAGCTTTGTGCTCACAATTACATTATTTGAATATTTTAAAAATAAAACAGCAAAAACTAATGGAGAACAATTGGGTTAA
- the dusB gene encoding tRNA dihydrouridine synthase DusB has translation MSVKIGNIDLGEFPLLLAPMEDVSDPPFRFVCKQAGVDMMYTEFISSEGLIRDAAKSRAKLDIFEYERPIGIQIFGSEIDHMREATEIATLAKPDLMDINYGCPVKQVACRGAGSALLQDIDKMVKMTEAVVKATHLPVTVKTRLGWDDNTKNIEEVAERLQDIGIKALTIHGRTRAQLYKGEADWTLIREIKRNPRIKIPIFGNGDVDSIRKAADWRLEYEVDGIMIGRAAIGYPWIFREIKHFFATGKVLAGPTVEERVSVCRTHLDKSIAWKGPKVGIFEMRRHYSNYFKGLPDFKSYRMLLVKEDNIEIIHSILDEISDKFQYIEPIYQMV, from the coding sequence ATGTCTGTAAAGATAGGAAATATTGACTTGGGTGAGTTCCCTTTATTGCTTGCCCCGATGGAAGATGTAAGCGACCCTCCTTTCCGCTTTGTTTGTAAACAAGCAGGAGTGGATATGATGTATACAGAGTTTATTTCTTCTGAGGGCTTGATCCGTGATGCCGCTAAAAGTAGGGCCAAGCTTGATATTTTTGAATATGAAAGGCCTATTGGCATTCAAATTTTTGGCAGTGAAATAGACCACATGCGTGAAGCTACAGAAATTGCTACGCTGGCAAAGCCAGATTTAATGGATATCAATTATGGTTGTCCTGTTAAACAGGTGGCCTGCAGGGGTGCAGGTTCTGCCTTACTACAAGACATAGATAAAATGGTAAAGATGACAGAAGCGGTAGTTAAAGCTACCCATCTGCCCGTTACCGTTAAAACCAGATTGGGTTGGGATGACAATACCAAGAATATAGAAGAAGTAGCAGAGCGATTACAAGATATTGGAATTAAGGCTTTAACCATACATGGGCGCACCAGGGCTCAGTTATACAAAGGTGAAGCAGATTGGACATTGATCCGGGAAATCAAAAGAAATCCACGTATTAAGATACCTATTTTCGGAAACGGAGATGTTGACAGCATTAGAAAAGCTGCAGACTGGAGACTAGAATATGAGGTAGATGGCATTATGATTGGACGAGCAGCTATCGGCTATCCATGGATATTCAGAGAAATTAAACATTTCTTTGCTACAGGTAAGGTACTCGCAGGCCCGACAGTAGAAGAAAGAGTTTCGGTATGCCGTACACATTTGGATAAATCTATTGCCTGGAAGGGTCCTAAAGTTGGAATATTTGAAATGAGAAGGCACTACTCCAATTATTTTAAAGGACTACCAGATTTTAAAAGCTACAGGATGCTACTTGTAAAAGAAGATAATATTGAGATTATTCATAGCATATTGGATGAGATTTCAGACAAATTTCAGTATATTGAGCCCATATATCAAATGGTCTAA
- the apaG gene encoding Co2+/Mg2+ efflux protein ApaG, which translates to MVTGITEGVKISVETVFQDEFSNPMNEVFLFAYKIEIQNLTDQYIQLKRRNWTIFDSNGSVREVEGSGVVGEQPIIAPGNAHSYVSACNLTTDMGSMKGYYSMTRFPDESVFQVEIPQFELIAPHRLN; encoded by the coding sequence ATGGTAACAGGAATTACAGAAGGCGTAAAAATATCAGTAGAAACTGTTTTCCAGGATGAGTTTTCTAATCCCATGAATGAAGTTTTTCTGTTCGCATATAAAATTGAAATTCAAAATTTAACAGATCAATACATTCAGTTAAAAAGAAGAAATTGGACTATTTTTGATTCTAATGGTTCTGTGAGAGAAGTAGAAGGTAGCGGTGTTGTTGGTGAACAGCCTATTATAGCGCCAGGAAATGCCCACAGTTATGTTTCTGCCTGTAATTTAACTACAGATATGGGCAGTATGAAAGGTTATTATTCAATGACCAGATTTCCTGACGAATCTGTTTTCCAGGTAGAAATTCCTCAATTTGAACTCATAGCACCACACCGCTTAAATTAG
- a CDS encoding zinc metallopeptidase gives MEIYLFLILPILLLSFYVQWRFKHKFAKYAEMQLNSGFSGKEVAERMLSDYGIYDVKVMSTEGQLSDHYHPGDKTVNLSTDVYYGRSVAAAAVAAHECGHAVQHAKSYHWLQLRSKMVPVVSISSNLLQWVLMIGVFLILFTGNPVVLAVGVVALAVITLFTIVTLPVEFDASNRALLWLKENHQIMQTAEENRQAKDALWWAAMTYVVAALGAVANLLYYAMMLFGRGRDD, from the coding sequence ATGGAAATTTATTTGTTTTTAATTCTTCCTATTCTCCTTTTAAGCTTTTATGTACAGTGGAGATTTAAGCACAAGTTTGCTAAATATGCAGAAATGCAACTGAATTCGGGGTTTTCTGGAAAAGAGGTGGCAGAGCGTATGTTAAGTGATTACGGAATTTATGACGTAAAAGTTATGAGTACGGAGGGACAGCTTTCTGACCATTATCATCCAGGTGATAAAACAGTTAATTTAAGTACGGATGTGTATTATGGAAGAAGTGTTGCGGCTGCGGCTGTAGCTGCTCATGAATGTGGGCATGCAGTACAACATGCTAAATCCTATCATTGGCTTCAACTACGCTCTAAAATGGTACCGGTGGTTAGTATATCTTCTAATTTGCTGCAATGGGTACTAATGATTGGGGTCTTTTTAATTTTATTTACCGGAAATCCCGTAGTTCTTGCTGTTGGTGTGGTTGCGCTTGCAGTAATTACGTTGTTTACAATAGTTACTTTGCCTGTAGAATTTGATGCAAGTAATAGGGCCCTTTTATGGCTTAAAGAAAATCATCAGATTATGCAGACTGCAGAGGAGAACAGGCAGGCTAAAGATGCACTATGGTGGGCCGCAATGACCTATGTAGTGGCAGCATTGGGTGCAGTGGCTAACTTGCTATATTACGCCATGATGCTTTTTGGAAGAGGGCGTGATGACTAA
- a CDS encoding DNA recombination protein RmuC has translation MDYLIYLFLLIILAFIIYLVLRKPVDNNVRLLMEIKENEHQKTLEWHKAEKMRIEDDLSDLRISFMNERSRAVKAEENLQAQQEKQLQQEKYIAELQTRFKLEFENIANKVLEEKTSKFTAQNKANLDLILSPLRENIKTFEAKVEKVYKSESDERNILKGVISELMVQSKQIQEDANNLTKALKGDNKKQGNWGEIILERILERSGLIKGREYRIQTSLNSENGNRLQPDVIIDLPDDKHLVVDAKVSLVAYERMVNAATQEEREVYIRQHLFSIKNHIQELSFKNYQHLYQINSPDFVMLFIPIESSFSIAVQHDAELFNYAWDKKVVIVSPSTLLATLRTIASVWKQERQNRNVLEIARLSGSMYDKFVGFLADMDAIGRNIKQSQDAYDKAINKLSTGAGNLSSTSEKIKKLGAKATKQIDTKFIDTTLADEDIL, from the coding sequence ATGGATTACCTCATATACTTATTTCTGCTCATTATCCTGGCTTTTATCATTTACCTCGTTTTAAGAAAACCAGTAGACAATAACGTCAGGTTATTGATGGAAATAAAAGAAAATGAACATCAAAAAACATTGGAGTGGCATAAAGCAGAGAAAATGAGAATTGAAGACGACTTGTCTGATCTTCGTATTAGTTTTATGAATGAGCGCAGCAGGGCAGTTAAAGCAGAAGAAAACCTGCAGGCACAACAAGAAAAGCAACTTCAACAGGAAAAATACATTGCAGAACTACAAACTCGCTTTAAGCTCGAATTTGAAAATATAGCCAACAAAGTACTGGAAGAAAAAACCTCAAAATTTACAGCACAAAATAAAGCTAATTTAGACCTCATATTAAGCCCGCTAAGAGAAAATATAAAGACATTTGAGGCTAAGGTAGAAAAGGTGTATAAAAGTGAGTCAGACGAGCGGAATATACTCAAAGGAGTAATTTCTGAGTTAATGGTTCAAAGTAAACAAATCCAGGAAGATGCAAACAATCTTACTAAAGCCTTAAAGGGAGACAATAAAAAACAGGGAAACTGGGGAGAAATCATACTGGAACGTATTCTCGAACGTTCGGGACTGATAAAAGGAAGGGAGTACCGAATCCAAACTTCATTAAACAGTGAAAATGGTAACAGACTTCAACCAGATGTAATCATAGACCTCCCTGATGATAAACACCTGGTTGTAGATGCAAAAGTATCTTTAGTGGCTTATGAGCGTATGGTCAATGCAGCAACACAGGAAGAACGCGAGGTCTATATCAGGCAGCACTTGTTTTCCATTAAAAACCATATTCAGGAATTGTCCTTCAAAAACTACCAGCATCTTTATCAAATCAATTCTCCTGATTTTGTTATGTTGTTTATTCCTATCGAATCCTCATTTTCCATAGCTGTACAACATGATGCAGAATTATTCAATTATGCCTGGGATAAAAAAGTAGTCATTGTAAGCCCTTCCACTTTACTTGCAACGCTAAGAACAATTGCAAGTGTTTGGAAACAGGAAAGACAAAATAGAAATGTACTGGAAATAGCGCGTTTAAGCGGAAGTATGTATGATAAATTTGTAGGCTTTTTAGCAGATATGGATGCCATTGGCCGCAACATTAAACAATCACAGGATGCTTATGATAAAGCAATTAACAAGTTATCCACAGGTGCAGGAAACCTGTCCAGTACATCAGAAAAGATAAAAAAATTAGGTGCCAAAGCAACAAAGCAAATTGACACCAAATTTATAGATACAACCCTAGCTGATGAGGATATTTTATAA